TCACAAATTCATAAACTGTTGAAGGAAAACCGGCATTAAAACTAGCTATTTGTTGTGGGAGATAAGCTATTCTAAGTTTTTTCCCTTTACTATTTACCTTTGAAATTGTTACTTTTCCAATTTTAGGCGTTAATATTCCTAAAGTCGCTTTGATTAATGTTGATTTAGCAGCACCATTTTCACCAGTCATGGTAACAAATTCACCGCTATTAATATGATAAGTAATATTTTCGAGAACTGGCTCTGTGTCATATTGAAAAGCCAATCCTTCGACTGAAATATATCTCATTATTTACCTTTCTAACTCGTTTGCAAAAACAGTTAAAAAGCGTTCTATTGTTGCCTGTTCTTCTTTAGAAAAACCATCTAAAATCTGATGATAGACTTTTAAGGTCGCATCATGATGGTGAGTATGTTCCTCAGCAATTGGCTGTGCCAAATCAGTTAATTCAAAGTAAGTTACACGCGCATCTTCTGTATCTTTTTGTGATGCCAACATACCTTGTTTAATTAAACTTTTGATAGCTTTTGTCACAGCAGCTTGACTAACGTTTAAACGTTTTGCCAAATCGGAATTAGTCAACTGCTCTTTTGATAACAACATTAATATATGTTCTTGAGTATTTGTCAATTTGACATCACTCTGACATGAACCAAATAATAGTTCCGTTTTATTCTCAGCTTTTAATAAAATCTGATTCACTAAATGATCTAATTGCTTTTCTAAATGACTCATAAAACGCCTCTTTCATTAACCAGTTAATTATACCATTTACCCTATAAAGAATCAATGATAACTAGTTCTATAAACTTCTCACTTTATACACTTCTTTACAAAAACCTCTCATGCTATTGACAACACGATCTGCTTTTTTTTCAGTCTGACAAATACCAAAAACAGTTGGACCACTCCCTGACATTAAAGCAATATCTGCTCCTGATTTTGTCATTCTATCTTTTAATTTTTGAATAAATGGTTTCCTATTTATTGAAATATCTTCCAACGAATTTCCCATATAAGACAACATCTCTTGGTATTGATTTGACTCAATAGCATTTATAAGAGAGATAATATCAACATGACTAATTGACTCACAATCTATCTCTGGAAAAATGGTACGAGTTGAAATCCCAAAATTAGGTTTCACCAAAACAACCCAAAATGACGGACTCTTTTTCAGATGAGAGACAACATCTCCCATACCTGATACATGGGCCATTCCACCAAATAAACAATAAGGAACATCACTGCCAATTTGTTTAGCTATCGCTACCATTTCATCATCAGTCATTTTGAGATTCCAAAGTTGGTCAAAAGCACGAATAGCAGCTGCAGCATCCGTTGACCCACCACCTAATCCTGCACAAACTGGAATCTTCTTTTCAAGATAAATAGACGCACCACCTTTTATACCATACTTATCTTGAATTAATTTTGCTGCTTTTAAAACATCATTATTTTCATTTGTGGGGATGCGATGATCATTTGATTCAAAAATAAATTGGTCATCTTCTCTTGTTTCTATTGTGACATAATCATTTAAATCAATACTTGTCATCACCATAGATAAATCATGATAACCATCGGGTCTTTTGCATATGACATCTAGACCAAGATTTATCTTTGCAGGTGCTTTCTCAATCACTTTCATACCGACTAAAGATCCTTTACATTTTTTTATTATTATAACAAAAAAGAAAGGGAATTGTCTAAAAATAATAAAATTCAATAAACCTTATGATTTAAAGCTTATTTACAACTTTAATAGACTTTTGTTTTTGTGTTTCTAATAAAATGAGAAATACAAAAAGCTAGAGTTTTAGTGATGTCAAAAAAGAAACTTTCACTTGGAAATATGATCTTTTTTTCAATATCTAATGACTATTTCTAGCAATCAAACTGATAATACGGTAAAATAATAGTTAAAAGTAACTAGGGAGAATGATTGATGTCATCATACTGGAGCAAATATCCTGAAATTGAACATAATATAATAGAAGTTGAAACTCTTATCAAAAATAGGGTACATGTCAGAAATCCAGAAATTGAAGAAGCAATCATCTCATTAAATCGTTCTGGTGGGAAAAAGCTACGACCTGCTTTTTTCTTTTTCTTCTCAAAATTTGGGGACAATAATAAAGATCAAGATCACAGCAAATTAGTGAAGATAGCAGCATCGTTAGAAATCCTTCATATGGCTACACTCATCCATGATGATGTCATTGATGATTCTCCACTGAGAAGAGGTCAAAAGACAGTTCAGACACAATTTGGAAAAGATATTGCTGTTTATACTGGTGATCTTCTATTTACTATCTTTTTTGAACTGATTTTAGAAGCTACTAATGATTTTGAATACATGGCTATTAACTCAAAAGCCATGAAAAAAATTCTTCTTGGTGAATTAGATCAAATGCACCTTTACCATAATCAAAACCAGACTATCAGAGATTATCTTCGAGCCATTTCTGGAAAGACTGCAGAATTATTTAAACTTTCTGCCAGAGAAGGAGCTCATTTTGGTGGTGCAAATCAAGAAATCGTCAGACTTTCTGGTAAAATTGGTTACTACATTGGTATGGCTTTCCAAATTCTAGATGATATTTTAGACTATACTGCTGATGAAAAAGAACTAAATAAACCTGTTTTAGAAGATCTAGATAAAGGGGTTTACAGCCTACCATTACTTTTAGCCATGAAAAAAGAACCAGAACTTTTTAAAGCTATTTTAAATAAAAAAGAAAAAATTACTAAAGAAGATAAACAAAAAGTCGCTCAAATGGTTATCAGTCAGGATGGCGTTGAAATAGCGCGTGACATTGCCAAACGTTACACTCAAAAAGCCATCTCAGCCATTCAAGAATTGCCAAAGTCAAAAAATCAAAAACAATTGTTACAATTAACCAAGCAATTACTAAAAAGAACAATCTAAAAAAGCCTGATATTCAGGCTTTTTTTAGATTTCTCCGTCATCAACTGCTTTTAAATGTCTATATCGTGGGTTAGTCTCACTCAGTTCAACTGGTGAACCTGACATCTCAAGTTGACCATTTTCAATAAAAATAACTCTATCTGCGTACTCAACGCCTTTAAGATGATGGGTTATCCATATTAAGGTTTTATCTTTTAATACTTCCATAAATGTCTTTAATAATTCAACTTCTGTAACAGGGTCAAGACCAACTGTAGGTTCATCCAGTAAGATAATCGGACTATCTTTTAACAAGATGCGAGCTAAAGCTAAGCGATGTCTTTCACCACCGGAAAAACGCATACCTGCTTCATCAACCATAGTATTGAGACCATGAGGTAATTGTTGAACCATTTTTTTTAGGCCTACACGTTCTAATACTTCCCAAACTTCTTCGACAGAAGCATCTGAGCGTCCAATCCTAATATTATTTAACAAACTTGAGTTAAAGAGATAAGGTGCTTGTTGAATCACTCCAATATAATCTGAAATAGTATCAGATAAGTCTTTTGTTTCAATACCACCAAGCTTTATTTGCCCTTTAGTGGGAAGCAAATCCCCTCTAATCAAAGTTGCTAATGTGCTCTTACCAGATCCACTTCTACCTAATATAGCAAGTTTTTCACCTTGTTGGATGTCAAGGTTTATACCTTTTAAGATTTCTTTTCCATCCTTTTCAAATTGAAAATACAGATTACTAATTTGAAGTTTTAGAGAAGCATCGGGGATTAAAGCAGTCATTTCTTGATTCTTAAAATCTGGCAACTCATTAAGTCTTTCCAGCGAGTCTGCATAAGTATTTGTCTCTTGACTTGCTGCAGAAAGGCCTGAAAATGCATCAGCTAAAGGAAATATTGCTAAAACAAAAGCTGCAATCCAATTGGCATCACCACCATGATGTCCAACAAAACGAAAACTTGCCCAGATGATTGTTAGTACAGCTAACGAACCAAAACAGAATTCTACAAGAAAAGCGCGTTTATTATTGAAATTTCTGAGTTTAGACTGAACCTTTAACAACTCTTCTTCTGCTGTTTCATGTAAAGCCACATAGTCTTGACCTCTTTGGCTAAAAATCCAATCCGAAATTCCTAGCACATTGTCTGTTAAATCTGTATATAGTTCATTTTTTATCATTTTTTCTCTCTTTTGGCGGGCACCATTTACCAATACCGACCATAATGGAAAGGCTAATAAAAATAACAAAAAATAACAGAACGTAAGCAGTGCATAAGGTAGCGAAACAAAGCCAACACTGATTACAATAAAGATATAAAGTAACCAAGCGATAAAGGTAGGAAAAATAGTCCGAAGGTATAGATTTTGGATATGATTAATATCTTCAGATAAAAGTCCCATAATATCGCCTAAACGATAATCACGTTTTATGAAAATAGCATCTTTTTCTAACGTTTCATATAATTTCAAACGTAGTTTAGAAGTCATTTTTAAAACCCAATTGTGACTGGTTAATCGCTCTAAATAATGAAAAACAGGACGTCCGATACCAAATGCTCGTGTCAGTACAATGGGCACATAGACCAGCAAGATATTACTTGGTAGAGCAGCTGATTTACTGATCAGAAAGCCAGAATTAAACATGAGTGCACCTGCACAAAAGAAAGTTAGAAAACCTAATAATAAAGCTAATATAAGTGTCGCTTTATATTGTTTTAGAAATGGTTTCACCCATTGATCATGTTTCAATTGTTTGAATAATGGAATTTTACTCATGTTCGCCTCCCATTGCATGTTTCAATTGATACAATTTTCCTCTTTTGGCTAGTAATTCTTGATAAGTCCCCATTTCCACCAACTCTCCTTGATCTAAAACCAAAATCATGTCCATTTGGTTTAACCAATGAAGACGGTGCGTTGCAAAAAAGACTAATCGATTTTCCATTAATGGAATCATTTTTTCTTTTAATTCCAATTCTGTTTCGATATCTAGATGTGCTGTAGGTTCATCAAGAAGCATAATCTTACGATTCTGATCTAAGAAAGCACGCGCTAATGCTATCCGCTGAGCTTGCCCACCACTTAGAGGTCTTGCACCATTCCCGATAATAGTATCTACCCCTTGCGGAAGCTCTTCAACTAAATCTTCTAGGCCAACCACTTTAATAGCTTTTAAGATGGCGTCATCACTCGCTTCTGGCGTGTAAAAAGCAATGTTATCTTTCAAACTCATCTCAAAAACATAAAGAGATTGGGGTATATAAAGAAATTGTTTTCGCCAGTCTTCTTGATTCAATGTCTTAAAACTTTGACCATCAATTTTAACAGTACCTTGGCTCAAGGGTGTAAATCCACTAATCATATTAATTAAACTTGACTTCCCTGAACCACTCATACCAATAATTCCAACTTTTTTAAAACCTTTAACAGAAAAATGAGTATGTTCTAACAAGGTTTTATCTTTGTAAGCCATCGCAACATCATCAAAAACAATTTGACTCTCCTTAGACCAAGTGGCAATTGTTTTTTTATCTTCGCTTATCACCGTTCTGGTTAATATCTTCTGAATTGCTTGCAAAGCATTCTTACCATCAAGTGTAGCATGATAATCACTTGAAAATTCTCTTACAGGTAAAAAATATTCTGGAGATAAAATTAAAACAGTCAATGCTGGAAATAACAGAATATGCTCATTAATCAAACGCAATCCAAGAAATACAGCTACTATTGCAATTGATAATGTTGTGAAAAAATCAAGTGCAAATGTGGAAAGTATCCCAATTTTTAAGGTACTCATTGTTGATTTACGAAATGACTCACTTGTATTATAAATACTTTTGGCATACCTTTTGCTAATACCAAAAAAAGAAAGGGTGTCAATTCCTCTTAGAGAATCCAAAAAGTGATTTGATAAGATTTGAAAGGATTCATACTGTTTATCAGCTTTTGATTGTGCTGCCAATCCCAAAACAATCATAAAAATAATAATCAATGGAAAAACCAACAATAAAATCAAACCAGATTCCCAATCTAGAAGAAATATAGCTGCCAAAATAATCCATGGCGTAATACTCATATTGATCATTTTTATCAAGATAAGATGAATGTAATTTTCAACAAGTGAGACACCATCTAAAGCCATTGTGATGACGTTCCCAGTCCCTTCCTCTTGAACAATTTGTGGACCTAAGTCAAATAATTTTTTCAGCAAGTTTTGCCTTAAGGTTTTTGACTGACTTGCAGCATAATCATCTAAGCGACTATTTTTGAGATAATTAATACCATGCCTAGCAGTATAACAAACAAGAAAACTAAGAATAGCAAGAAGTTGTGAAGAAAGTGATTTTCCTTCCCACAACCCAGTAATGGCACCACTCAGTGCCATAGCTTGTCCAATAACAAAGATTGCTTGAAGGAAATCCAATCCAACAAGCAATCCTAATACTTTATGAATACCAGACAAGCGTAAAATAGATTTATCTAGCATTATTTGTCCCCCGTAACAATAACAGATAATTTGATACGTTTTCTAAAGATATAATAAGCCCAAGCAGTATACGCTAAGACAAATGGTACTAAAGTAAGCGCAACAATTGACATCACTTTTAAAGTATAAGGTGTTGATGATGCATTTTTGATTAAAATATCAAATTTATCACTAACAGAACTAATCATAACACGAGGAAATAGGCCTTGGAATAATAGCACAACGACTGCAACTAAACTTAAACCACTAGACAAGAAAGCCGTCATCTCAGCACGTTTAAAGACTGAGATTTGAGCTAGCAATGTCAGACCAACAATAACCAATACTAAAAGACTAGTTAGTAAGAAATGATTTTGGAAGAAATCTGTCTTAAAGATCAACAATAATGCAAAGACAACTAAACCTAAGTAAAGCACCCAGTATAATAGTTGAGCATAATTACGAGCTCTGTCTCTAACAGGACCTTCTGTCTTCAAGGTAATGTAATTTAGGCCATGGAGATAAGCTAACAGTAGCATGGCTACGCCACCTACAATTGAAAATAAGTTAAAGTAGTCTCCAAAGTGAGCTGACATATTCCCTTGAGCATCAATTGGCATACCTTGTACCAAACTGATAAACATAACACCAAAGAAGAAAGGAACAATTGCTGAACCAATTGATAATGTCCAGTTCCAAATGTGTTTTTGGCGAGAAGGCACTTTATGTCTAAATTCAAATGAGACCCCACGAATAATCAAACCAAATAAAATCGTTAATAAGATGAGATAGTAACCACTAAAGAGTGATGCATACCAATATGGGAATGAAGCAAACATAGCACCACCTGCTGTTAATAGCCATACTTCATTACCATCCCAAACAGGTCCAATTGTTTCAACAATTTGATCTTTTTCGTGTTCACTATGAGCCAGTGTTTGCACCGCCATACCAACACCAAAATCAAAACCTTCTAAGAAGAAGAAACCTGAAAAAAGAAGACCGATTAAGAAAAACCAAAGAAATTGTAATCCTGACATTAGTAAGCCTCCTTATCAAATGGATCTACTGATGAATATCCAAAAAGTTTTAACTCTCTTCCAGCACCATCTGGACCCTTTTTCAATTCACGAATAACTAAACTTACCATCATCAATCCTAAACCACTAAAGAGTAGGAAATAAACTGTATTTGACACAAATAATGATGCAACGGATACATTTGGTGAAACACTATCTTTGATTTTAAATAAGCCATAAACTGTCCAAGGGTAACGTCCTTGTTCAGTAATCACCCAACCAAATGTATTAGCTAAGAATGGTGCAAATGTCGTTAAGCCTAGAATCCATAACATCCATTTTTGTTTGAATAAAATTGGATTTTTCTTTCTTGAGAAGAATAAACCTAGTACAGAAACACCAAACATAAGAACACCAAATGCAGCCATTAAACGGAAACTGTAAAAGAGTAAGTTAACCATTGGATAATAGTTATCTTTACCATATTTTTTGACAAGAGCTTTATTTGCTGTTTCCATACCATCAACAGATCCTGATGGTTTATCATATGACAAGATACTTAACATATAAGGAATCTTAATTCCAAATACTTGCTCTTTTTTAGCTTCATTTGCCCAGGCTACTACTGTCCAAGCAGCTGGATCTCCTGAGTCCTCGTAGTCACCTTCCATTGCCGCAAATTTCATAGGTTGTTCATGAAGTAAAGCCTTCATTTGCAAGTCTCCAATTCCTATGACTGAGAGTGAGCCAAACAATGAAACGATTAAACCAATACGGATAGATTTTTTATAAATACTTTTTGCTGTTTCAGTCAATGATTCAGGTTTAAGTAATTTGAAAGCTGCCATACCAGCTACAACAATACCACCCATTGTGATGGCACCAGTAATAACATGTCCAAATTCATAGAAAAATTGGAAATTAGTGATCAAAGCTAAGAAATCAGTCATTTGAGCTCTACCATTTTTAATCACATAACCTACTGGATGTTGCATAAAGCTATTTGCTGTCAAAATCCACATGGCTGACATCAAAGAACCAAAAACAACTAACCAAATGAAACTATTGTGTAATTTCTTACCAATTTTTTTATTGTCCCATGTAAACATCCACAAGCCTAAAAATGTTGATTCCATAAAGAAGGCTAATAAGGCTTCAACGGCAAGTGGTGCCCCAAAAATATCACCAACAAACCTAGAATAATCAGACCAGTTCATCCCAAATTGGAATTCCTGAATAATACCTGTGACAACTCCGACTGCGAAACTCAAGAGCATGATATTACCCCAGAATTTTGTCATCACTTTATACTCTTCTTTTTTTGTCACCACATAACATGTTTCCATGATAGCAACAACTAATGTTGTCCCAATTGTAAATGGTACAAAGAAGAAGTGAAAAATAGTTGTCATCGCAAATTGAAAACGTGCTAAAGCTTCAATTGTCATAAAACTCCTCCTTTTCTTTCCCCTCTAAGAAAGAAAAAATAACTATGAATTGCAAGCAATTCAGTTTAATATTATTGCAACATAATATTATTAATACCTAAAACATCTGCTACAGTTTTTCTTAATGATATAAATCAAAACGACCTTTAGCAAGTAATTCTTTCAAACCACCCATATCAACCAATGATTTGTTCATGATTGTTTTTTTCATAAATGAAGCTGGATAGCCTTTTAAAGAAGATTTTCCAACAACACCAAAACCATGAGTATTTCCAACTGATGCTACTGTTCCTGCTGCTTTATAGCTAAATTCTTCCGTAGCTTCACCTTTTAATTGATGTGCTAAGTTCTTACCAACATGTGCACCCATTCGTGTTGCAATTTGCGCAGTTGTTGGGAATGGACGATCTGTTTCTGGATCCATGAAGGCTGAAACATCACCAATGATATAAACATTTTCATAATTTGGATCACGTAAATCAGATTTGACAACAACACGTCCACGACGTTGATCAAAACCAGATTCATTCATAACTGGGCTACCACTAACACCAGTTGTCCAAACAATTGTCGCTGCAGAAATAGATTGATAATTAGTATCCTCAGGACTTGTGGCATAAACCACTTCACCTGGTTTAATTTCTTTGATCATTGAGCCTAACATCAAGTTAACACCTAATTTTTTGATTAAATCAACACCATAGTTGGCTAATTGATCGTCAAACATTGGTAAGATACGAGTTGCTGCTTCAACACAGATAACTTCAATGTCTTCGGCTTTAACACCAGCAATTTCAGCATAACGTTCTCTCTCATCAAGAAAGGCACCAGCTAGTTCAATACCAGTGAAACCTGCACCACAGATAAGAAGACGAAGATAATTTTTATCTTTTGTCTCTTTATATTTTTTCATCATATCAATGATATGATTGTGAATATTTTCAGCAGTATCAATATCCACCATTTGAAGTGCATTTTCTTTAGCACCTGGAATACCAAATGTTTCTGAACAAAAACCAAGTGACACAACAACATAATCATAATTTAAAACACCATGATTTTTTACTGTAACAGTTTGTTGTTTTGGATCGACTTTAACCACTTCATCTTGTAAAAAAGTCACTTTATCTTTGTTGATAACATCAGCAATTGGAAAAGTAATCTTATCTTTAGGTTGTGAGCCAGATGCAACCTCATGTAATTCAGTTGCTTCATAATGATAGTCATTACGATCTACTAAAGTAATGTGAAAATCACCTGATTGTTTTTGCAATTGACGAACAGTTTTTAACCCTGCGTATCCTGCACCTAATACTAAAACTTCTTGCATGTTAAACATGTCTCCTTTAAAAAATAATTCCAATAAAATACGTTAATGCCTGCACAAAAGAGCCTAAGGCTAAAATACGTACTGCACAACTAAATGTTTCTCTTTTTACTTGTTTGTCTATCAACATTTTTGTTTGTTTGACAACAAAAGGTATTAACAAGAAGCTTGCTAAAATGGTAATTGGTGCCAAATGAAAATAATACTCAAGAAAAATAGAAACAAATGCAATTATATTTGCTATTACAAAAATTCCTAAACTTGTCTTCGTTCCAAGATAATGAACAATAGTGTAACGATGATTTTTCTCATCTTCTTCTTTATCACATAAGTTATTGGCAAGCATCAGATTAGCAATCCACACTGTATTAGGTAAGGCAA
This Streptococcus urinalis 2285-97 DNA region includes the following protein-coding sequences:
- a CDS encoding polyprenyl synthetase family protein → MSSYWSKYPEIEHNIIEVETLIKNRVHVRNPEIEEAIISLNRSGGKKLRPAFFFFFSKFGDNNKDQDHSKLVKIAASLEILHMATLIHDDVIDDSPLRRGQKTVQTQFGKDIAVYTGDLLFTIFFELILEATNDFEYMAINSKAMKKILLGELDQMHLYHNQNQTIRDYLRAISGKTAELFKLSAREGAHFGGANQEIVRLSGKIGYYIGMAFQILDDILDYTADEKELNKPVLEDLDKGVYSLPLLLAMKKEPELFKAILNKKEKITKEDKQKVAQMVISQDGVEIARDIAKRYTQKAISAIQELPKSKNQKQLLQLTKQLLKRTI
- a CDS encoding zinc-dependent MarR family transcriptional regulator; this translates as MSHLEKQLDHLVNQILLKAENKTELLFGSCQSDVKLTNTQEHILMLLSKEQLTNSDLAKRLNVSQAAVTKAIKSLIKQGMLASQKDTEDARVTYFELTDLAQPIAEEHTHHHDATLKVYHQILDGFSKEEQATIERFLTVFANELER
- the cydC gene encoding thiol reductant ABC exporter subunit CydC — protein: MSKIPLFKQLKHDQWVKPFLKQYKATLILALLLGFLTFFCAGALMFNSGFLISKSAALPSNILLVYVPIVLTRAFGIGRPVFHYLERLTSHNWVLKMTSKLRLKLYETLEKDAIFIKRDYRLGDIMGLLSEDINHIQNLYLRTIFPTFIAWLLYIFIVISVGFVSLPYALLTFCYFLLFLLAFPLWSVLVNGARQKREKMIKNELYTDLTDNVLGISDWIFSQRGQDYVALHETAEEELLKVQSKLRNFNNKRAFLVEFCFGSLAVLTIIWASFRFVGHHGGDANWIAAFVLAIFPLADAFSGLSAASQETNTYADSLERLNELPDFKNQEMTALIPDASLKLQISNLYFQFEKDGKEILKGINLDIQQGEKLAILGRSGSGKSTLATLIRGDLLPTKGQIKLGGIETKDLSDTISDYIGVIQQAPYLFNSSLLNNIRIGRSDASVEEVWEVLERVGLKKMVQQLPHGLNTMVDEAGMRFSGGERHRLALARILLKDSPIILLDEPTVGLDPVTEVELLKTFMEVLKDKTLIWITHHLKGVEYADRVIFIENGQLEMSGSPVELSETNPRYRHLKAVDDGEI
- the cydB gene encoding cytochrome d ubiquinol oxidase subunit II, whose amino-acid sequence is MSGLQFLWFFLIGLLFSGFFFLEGFDFGVGMAVQTLAHSEHEKDQIVETIGPVWDGNEVWLLTAGGAMFASFPYWYASLFSGYYLILLTILFGLIIRGVSFEFRHKVPSRQKHIWNWTLSIGSAIVPFFFGVMFISLVQGMPIDAQGNMSAHFGDYFNLFSIVGGVAMLLLAYLHGLNYITLKTEGPVRDRARNYAQLLYWVLYLGLVVFALLLIFKTDFFQNHFLLTSLLVLVIVGLTLLAQISVFKRAEMTAFLSSGLSLVAVVVLLFQGLFPRVMISSVSDKFDILIKNASSTPYTLKVMSIVALTLVPFVLAYTAWAYYIFRKRIKLSVIVTGDK
- a CDS encoding cytochrome ubiquinol oxidase subunit I, giving the protein MTIEALARFQFAMTTIFHFFFVPFTIGTTLVVAIMETCYVVTKKEEYKVMTKFWGNIMLLSFAVGVVTGIIQEFQFGMNWSDYSRFVGDIFGAPLAVEALLAFFMESTFLGLWMFTWDNKKIGKKLHNSFIWLVVFGSLMSAMWILTANSFMQHPVGYVIKNGRAQMTDFLALITNFQFFYEFGHVITGAITMGGIVVAGMAAFKLLKPESLTETAKSIYKKSIRIGLIVSLFGSLSVIGIGDLQMKALLHEQPMKFAAMEGDYEDSGDPAAWTVVAWANEAKKEQVFGIKIPYMLSILSYDKPSGSVDGMETANKALVKKYGKDNYYPMVNLLFYSFRLMAAFGVLMFGVSVLGLFFSRKKNPILFKQKWMLWILGLTTFAPFLANTFGWVITEQGRYPWTVYGLFKIKDSVSPNVSVASLFVSNTVYFLLFSGLGLMMVSLVIRELKKGPDGAGRELKLFGYSSVDPFDKEAY
- a CDS encoding NAD(P)/FAD-dependent oxidoreductase, with amino-acid sequence MQEVLVLGAGYAGLKTVRQLQKQSGDFHITLVDRNDYHYEATELHEVASGSQPKDKITFPIADVINKDKVTFLQDEVVKVDPKQQTVTVKNHGVLNYDYVVVSLGFCSETFGIPGAKENALQMVDIDTAENIHNHIIDMMKKYKETKDKNYLRLLICGAGFTGIELAGAFLDERERYAEIAGVKAEDIEVICVEAATRILPMFDDQLANYGVDLIKKLGVNLMLGSMIKEIKPGEVVYATSPEDTNYQSISAATIVWTTGVSGSPVMNESGFDQRRGRVVVKSDLRDPNYENVYIIGDVSAFMDPETDRPFPTTAQIATRMGAHVGKNLAHQLKGEATEEFSYKAAGTVASVGNTHGFGVVGKSSLKGYPASFMKKTIMNKSLVDMGGLKELLAKGRFDLYH
- the cydD gene encoding thiol reductant ABC exporter subunit CydD, translated to MLDKSILRLSGIHKVLGLLVGLDFLQAIFVIGQAMALSGAITGLWEGKSLSSQLLAILSFLVCYTARHGINYLKNSRLDDYAASQSKTLRQNLLKKLFDLGPQIVQEEGTGNVITMALDGVSLVENYIHLILIKMINMSITPWIILAAIFLLDWESGLILLLVFPLIIIFMIVLGLAAQSKADKQYESFQILSNHFLDSLRGIDTLSFFGISKRYAKSIYNTSESFRKSTMSTLKIGILSTFALDFFTTLSIAIVAVFLGLRLINEHILLFPALTVLILSPEYFLPVREFSSDYHATLDGKNALQAIQKILTRTVISEDKKTIATWSKESQIVFDDVAMAYKDKTLLEHTHFSVKGFKKVGIIGMSGSGKSSLINMISGFTPLSQGTVKIDGQSFKTLNQEDWRKQFLYIPQSLYVFEMSLKDNIAFYTPEASDDAILKAIKVVGLEDLVEELPQGVDTIIGNGARPLSGGQAQRIALARAFLDQNRKIMLLDEPTAHLDIETELELKEKMIPLMENRLVFFATHRLHWLNQMDMILVLDQGELVEMGTYQELLAKRGKLYQLKHAMGGEHE
- the ispE gene encoding 4-(cytidine 5'-diphospho)-2-C-methyl-D-erythritol kinase yields the protein MKVIEKAPAKINLGLDVICKRPDGYHDLSMVMTSIDLNDYVTIETREDDQFIFESNDHRIPTNENNDVLKAAKLIQDKYGIKGGASIYLEKKIPVCAGLGGGSTDAAAAIRAFDQLWNLKMTDDEMVAIAKQIGSDVPYCLFGGMAHVSGMGDVVSHLKKSPSFWVVLVKPNFGISTRTIFPEIDCESISHVDIISLINAIESNQYQEMLSYMGNSLEDISINRKPFIQKLKDRMTKSGADIALMSGSGPTVFGICQTEKKADRVVNSMRGFCKEVYKVRSL